The genomic stretch aaaaaaaaacaataaattcCCATAAATAACAaatgtaaataaaaaaaatacccACCTAAAATAATCTAAACAATGATCTAAAACATGGGGCTTGACCCAATACTTGCAGGACACGTGTCAGTGTACCACCCTCAAATCTTCAACTTGTTCTGGTCCCCTCATTCcccaataaattaaattaaattaataaatcataaatcagaaaaataaaaataaaaaataaaaaataaaaataaaaagtttgaTGTAGGGAACATGTCATGTGAGTTCACAGGTTAACAAATCCCACCACCACTTGGCACTTTACTatccctttttttttgttttcggaTTAGTCTCATGTAAAGTCGTTTACATAAAATATAGTGTAAGACGATTTTATATAAGAAGTTGAATTCTTGTTATGTCATAATTTGCTCTTGTTCTGCACAACCCATGTTATGATCGGAGACTGGTGGTTGTGCGGTGGTGGTTGTCGCGGTGTTGCTACAATTCGCGGTGTTGCTCATCTTgatattttgttgttgttgatgatatATTTGCCTTAATCTCTCAATTTCCTTCTTTAATGCTTCTTGATGAGCTGTACAAATTAATAATTGTCATTAACATTACATTAATATTGATATAAGTACTTCAAATGTACTACATCTACTGTCAATTGTCAACATGCCTTTGGATCATAATATTAAATACGTCGCAAATTATTGAGACTGCATATCCGTCTTAAAGATAAAACGAGTCACATCGGACAAAAGTATAATACCTAGGAAACGACAATAAACTTATCTCATCTATCTATATAGGTTGGTACTTAACTCGTATTAAAACTTAAAACAAATATAATCATCTTAAACAAGACTGTTAATTAGAATATAAAATCGATCATGAGACTCCAACCATCAGCTTAAGTTACAATAAAACAAAGTTGCTCAACATGCACATTACGTAATTATCCCTAAAAAGATTATGCATTAATTGCTATAATTAATACCCTCTTGCCCTTAATTAAGTAATTTGTAGAGTATTATTGGTCCTCATGAAGTGCATGTAGCTACATTGGGTTAGCAATTAGGAAACAATAGTTTGGTAGGTTTAAGCTATAGTACTAGCATGAAATGTTTCAATTTGAGGGCCAACTTATCATTAACGCTAGAGTGCGGGGTAAAATCGTAATAAACATATATTGACAGAGCTTTGAATAATATACAACTTATACCAAATTTAGTGTTTATTTCACCGACTCCTAAAATTGAAACCTCATTTCCGTTCTCCAAACCTTACTTATTTTGAAggaaatgtttttttttctttttctttttcttttttttgacaGTTTTTTAAAGGACATGTTAGTGTTTATCATATACTCCGTAACATCAATGTTACTATAACTTATTCAACTTTAAATCATACTCGTACAACTTACACCAAAATCGTATTTTCAAGGACATACTAGTTTTCATCATATAAAATCAATGTTACTATAACTTATTCAGTTTTTCATTGGATCATATAACTTACACCAAATTTAGTATTTTCTTGTTCGCCTCCCAAACTTCAAACATTATTTTATCGTCTCTAAATCTTATTTTCAAGGACGCACTAGCTTTTAACCTTTTATCATATAGAAATACTGTAGTAGTATATACTATCAAGACTCGATTATACAAGTATTGTATTATATAATATCCCTGACTCGAAAATAGTATGATTATTTTAGGttatatattgaaaatgaaaatgaCAAAATTAACCGAATTATGCTCAATTCCGATCCTAATAAACGTTACGGATTGAAGTACATAATTCGATTCGATATTTGTATGCCAGACCAATTAATTAAAGCTTGTGGGTCGATGTTTTTCATGCATAATTTCATATCTATCTTATTCTGATAAAAGCAGAAATTCTGATGAATATGTACTCATCTTTTTTCATGTTTTGACGACAATATGGACCTCCACCCTAATGAGTGAACTCAAATGATTTTAtgctaaaaaaaaattaagatttAATCTTACGTAGATACTTCATGCATTAAAGTAGGTTAAATATGCGAATCTATTGAAGAAAAAAGCAATTTAACATGATTATAATAGAGCAAGATTCTCAATTACTTTTCTCAAATTAATTAGATTGTAAATATCAAAATTGAACTTACTAATTATTTCATTCTTATGACAAATTTATCAGCTAAATATAAAGTTTGATCTAATCCAAAATGGCTCGACCGAttacattagtattattaatcaCGCTTAATTAACTTGTTTTTCCTGTGTGTGAAGGGAGTCACAGTAACAAATATGATGCTGAAGGAATTTGAAGTCAGGTCATGAGCACTCGTCTTAATGACTTTATCAGCTAACTTAGTTGACATCGATATCGACATTAACTTGCTAAATCATGTTAGACATTATATGAAGAATATTATTTTGTGATAGAACAAAAATTACTCTACCAAAAGCGTAATACAAAACACAATTATTCATTAATTAACTATTCCATTGCAAATTGAACAAGTTGaacattattaattaattaattaattaattataagatGGATCATAATTCAACGTAATTAAGATCGAGATGCATGgagtaattaattaaattaaattaattaaaataaaataaaatgaaatgcaaCTAACCATCTTTGAAAATCTTATCTTGAGCCAAGGCAGCTATCCTTTGCTTAAGAGCACTATTGTCCAcgttaagaatcaacctttggtggTCCAAATATGCAACTCTTGGAGACAATGCTGATACCTCCGTCTTCATTGTCACAAATTTTATTATTATCAATACAAACTTATCGATATATCGTACATTTAAACACGTTTCTAATTAATTGTATCGACTTTTTAAGATAGTCACAAGGTTGAATAATTAACCTAGTTAATTAACTGTGAAATTGTAAGATAGTTTTACACAATTATTATAACGACAAAAACCTGTCATTATATCATACATTAAAACACGTTTTGAATTTATTGTATCGACTGTTTAAGATAGTTGGAACATACACCCTATAAGAAGATAACAACGATgttgaataattaattaaactaGCTAATTAACCGTGAAATTGTAAGACGGTCTTACAAAAAATTTGCGTGTTAGAATTATGAATTACGTACAATATAATTATGGCGAAAAAATAAATTCATGCACGTAATATGATTAGTATGTTTACCTGTAATGTAGTTACACTTCGTTCTAACTCCGATATGTATTGCAACTTCCTTACTCTGGACCGTTGTGCTGATTGTCGATTTGCCAATATTctaatcaaattcaatatttcaTAAGCATAATTAACGATATATTAATCGCAAAATTCAACTAATTAACTGAATTATGTAATATAATatacattattatataaaattgtGACAATTATTATTATCAGTTAAATTAGCAGACATATGCAAATAAGTTAAATAAATGTTTACCTCTTAATACGTTTGGGATCGAGATTGAGAGGATCGCCATGAGAATGATTAAGATTAACATTCTCGGAAAAGGGATTAGTAGCcgcgttattattattatcacaaggGCTAACGCTCTCGACTTCTCCAGGCTCGCTCTTAAGAAAACAATGCtgctgattattattattattattattactattattttcgAGCGaaatatgattattattattattatcatcctCGTTATTAGAATTCTGATCAGAAGGCGGGGAAGAAGGCAAACCACCTGCCTTCGTCCCTCCAGATATGTCGTCAGAGAACATTGACATAAGTTGTTCATCATCCAACCGGTCAAACCCGCCGGCGCCGGCGCCGGAGCTCCGGGAATCACCGGCGGTCTCGAGAAAAGCAATGGAATCACTCATGGACCGCCGGTGGGTCCCCCTCCTAGCGGAAGTGAAGTCAAGAAACTCGTCCACCCACGACGCTGGTGCAGTCGTTTGTGGCTGAGAATTAGACGGAGGCGGAGGCGGAGGCGGAATGGTGGTTGTTAAGGGTGGCATTCTTTGGTGAGGAGGGAATGGTGGAGGCCAGTTTTGGTGTTGTGGGATCTTGGGTGGTAATTGTGCCATTGTATGAATAAGAGGTTTTTTTTATGATATATAATATGAT from Silene latifolia isolate original U9 population chromosome 5, ASM4854445v1, whole genome shotgun sequence encodes the following:
- the LOC141656367 gene encoding basic leucine zipper 6-like, producing MAQLPPKIPQHQNWPPPFPPHQRMPPLTTTIPPPPPPPSNSQPQTTAPASWVDEFLDFTSARRGTHRRSMSDSIAFLETAGDSRSSGAGAGGFDRLDDEQLMSMFSDDISGGTKAGGLPSSPPSDQNSNNEDDNNNNNHISLENNSNNNNNNNQQHCFLKSEPGEVESVSPCDNNNNAATNPFSENVNLNHSHGDPLNLDPKRIKRILANRQSAQRSRVRKLQYISELERSVTTLQTEVSALSPRVAYLDHQRLILNVDNSALKQRIAALAQDKIFKDAHQEALKKEIERLRQIYHQQQQNIKMSNTANCSNTATTTTAQPPVSDHNMGCAEQEQIMT